The Bordetella sp. FB-8 genome includes a window with the following:
- a CDS encoding TraR/DksA family transcriptional regulator — protein MNHLSASALELLKARLVALRENALHEAWAAQTRSLDTVNDEYPKVQDPTERAESRREQEIDGAQADIDHVMADAAQAALQRISDGSYGTCLECGLPIRQSRLLAIPIAIRCSDCQRIHERRQAAR, from the coding sequence ATGAACCATTTGTCGGCGTCCGCGCTTGAACTGCTGAAAGCGCGCCTGGTCGCCCTGCGCGAGAATGCCCTGCACGAGGCTTGGGCTGCTCAGACGCGTAGCCTGGACACCGTCAACGACGAGTATCCGAAAGTCCAGGACCCGACAGAACGCGCCGAATCGCGGCGTGAGCAGGAAATCGACGGGGCGCAGGCCGACATTGACCATGTCATGGCCGACGCAGCCCAGGCCGCCTTGCAAAGAATTTCGGATGGAAGCTATGGCACCTGCCTGGAGTGCGGCCTGCCGATACGGCAGTCGCGCCTGCTGGCCATCCCGATCGCGATCCGATGCTCCGACTGCCAGCGCATCCATGAGCGGCGTCAAGCTGCGCGATAG